GAATCGCACAATCCCCTGAGTATAATCAAAACAGGAAAAAACCTTATCTATTTAAGCAAAGTACACTAATCACCTTAATAAAAAAAACTTTCAGGCGCACTTGTGCATTGCCGGATCGGCGATGGCCGCTGACTCGCACTTTTTCAGGTATCGCTCGCACTGCTTGCGGATGTCATAACCAAGCATCGAGCCGAGCACGAAATCCTCCTCAGGGGTGAGAGCCTTGAGTTTCTTGCTGGCGCAGATCGACCGAACAACCGCCACGCACTCCGGCGCTCCGAAGAAAACGTTGATGTGCGACTTGCCGAAGTCGTAGATATGGTAGTCGATGCCGTAATGCCGGAGCTTTCTGGTCGCCTCCTCGCCGAACCGGGCAGGAAGCGTGTGCATGACCAGACTCCGTAACCCTTTGCGATATTCATAGATATGGTGAATCAGCACTTTCATGGTCGTGGTGTTTTTGGATTGTTTAAAAACTCAGCCTCTTTCAGCTCGCGTTCGGAACGTCACGCCTCTCGTCTGTTGGCGGCTTCGGCTCGCCTTTCTGCACCTCTTCGCCATTGACGAACAGCACTCTGGCGGTTTACTTGTCTGTTGTCGATGAGTGGATCAATGTGTGATCGACTCGTCGCTTCGACAACCAAAACAACTACCGCCATGTCACTGAAAATCACCGAAGAGTGCACCTTCTGCGCCGCCTGCGAACCCGAATGCCCGGTCAACGCCATCAGCGCGGGCAGCGACATCTACGTCATCGATGAATCGGCCTGCACCGAGTGCGAGGGCTATGCCGACTCACCGGCATGTGTTGCCGTGTGCCCCGCCGAGTGCATCGTCAAGGCCTGAGCGCCGCGCTCACT
The nucleotide sequence above comes from Chlorobaculum tepidum TLS. Encoded proteins:
- a CDS encoding DUF2023 family protein; the protein is MKVLIHHIYEYRKGLRSLVMHTLPARFGEEATRKLRHYGIDYHIYDFGKSHINVFFGAPECVAVVRSICASKKLKALTPEEDFVLGSMLGYDIRKQCERYLKKCESAAIADPAMHKCA
- a CDS encoding 4Fe-4S binding protein; the protein is MSLKITEECTFCAACEPECPVNAISAGSDIYVIDESACTECEGYADSPACVAVCPAECIVKA